In Desulfosediminicola ganghwensis, a single window of DNA contains:
- a CDS encoding FAD:protein FMN transferase, translating into MKTAENVVDQKRRSFLKLSGLLGLGAASVALLPAEKAEAFLFNKKEYKVTATRLSMGTYVAMTAIHPSRDEAENAIGRAFEEIDRLNSMLTRFESSSPVSELNGVGRIVAPPKEMQELVARSMYYNRETAGAFDITVKPLIDLYNESFAAGKEPVEREVNELLATIGTDKIKVQGGDILFSHSDMGITLDGIAKGFIVDRASEVLAKHGITNHLINAGGDIRTSGTAAKGRAWTVAIQDPKKSKQYPDVITMKDGAIATSGNYEVFYDREKVFHHIVDSKTGHSPQLSTSVTVMASTVMDADALSTSVFVMEPVDGVKFINSQPDTECFVIDRSGKATHSAGWQV; encoded by the coding sequence ATGAAAACTGCCGAAAATGTTGTTGATCAGAAGAGAAGATCGTTCTTGAAGCTGTCCGGTTTGCTTGGGCTTGGCGCGGCCTCTGTGGCCTTGTTGCCGGCGGAAAAGGCTGAGGCATTTCTTTTCAACAAAAAAGAGTACAAGGTAACCGCTACCAGGTTGTCCATGGGGACCTATGTGGCAATGACTGCCATCCACCCATCCCGCGATGAGGCGGAGAATGCAATCGGTCGTGCTTTTGAAGAGATAGACCGTCTCAACTCCATGCTGACCCGTTTCGAGTCCAGCTCCCCGGTCAGCGAACTGAACGGGGTTGGCAGAATCGTTGCTCCACCGAAAGAGATGCAGGAACTGGTGGCGCGCTCAATGTATTACAACCGTGAGACTGCCGGTGCTTTTGATATCACCGTCAAGCCGCTGATCGACCTGTATAACGAGTCGTTCGCTGCCGGCAAGGAGCCGGTAGAGCGTGAGGTGAATGAGCTGCTGGCGACCATAGGTACCGACAAGATCAAGGTACAGGGCGGCGATATCCTCTTTTCCCACAGCGATATGGGTATTACCCTCGATGGTATTGCCAAAGGATTCATTGTTGACCGGGCTTCAGAGGTTCTCGCCAAGCATGGCATCACCAATCACCTGATCAATGCAGGTGGTGATATCCGCACCAGCGGTACTGCTGCCAAGGGCCGGGCCTGGACTGTGGCAATTCAGGACCCGAAAAAGTCGAAGCAATATCCTGATGTAATCACCATGAAAGACGGAGCCATTGCCACTTCCGGTAATTATGAGGTGTTCTACGACAGGGAGAAGGTTTTCCACCACATCGTCGATTCCAAGACCGGCCATTCGCCACAATTGTCCACTAGCGTTACCGTAATGGCTTCCACCGTTATGGACGCCGATGCCCTCAGTACCTCTGTCTTTGTTATGGAGCCGGTGGATGGCGTGAAGTTCATCAACTCACAGCCTGATACCGAGTGCTTTGTGATCGACAGAAGTGGGAAGGCCACGCACTCCGCTGGTTGGCAGGTGTAA
- the rnfB gene encoding RnfABCDGE type electron transport complex subunit B, whose amino-acid sequence MDPALIKIALGGVVLLGCIGLFFGIGLAIAAHKFAVEVNPLIEEVTESLPMAQCGGCGYPGCEGYAIAVVNDPDVPPNLCFPGKEAVANRVAELTGKKMAAVEDQMAVVRCSRVEGRVSHKHEYIGFASCTAANLGFGGPSKCQYACIGLGECKAVCPFDAIEMVENFPVINPDKCVSCGACVKICPKSIIELQTLKARVWVPCSTKDLGKLVKSVCEVGCIGCKLCVKACPADAVSYEDNKIKIDHKACIDYGPSCEEACVAKCPRDIFRMYDGRQVITRDVADGLKMAG is encoded by the coding sequence ATGGATCCGGCATTAATAAAAATAGCGTTAGGTGGAGTGGTTCTGCTTGGCTGTATCGGTCTGTTTTTCGGGATAGGCCTGGCCATTGCGGCCCATAAATTTGCGGTTGAGGTCAACCCGCTCATCGAAGAGGTGACGGAGTCCCTGCCCATGGCTCAATGCGGTGGTTGCGGTTATCCGGGTTGCGAGGGATATGCCATCGCAGTGGTTAACGACCCCGACGTACCTCCCAATCTTTGTTTCCCTGGTAAAGAGGCTGTTGCCAACAGGGTTGCCGAACTCACCGGTAAAAAAATGGCTGCCGTGGAAGACCAGATGGCGGTGGTGCGTTGCTCCCGCGTCGAAGGTCGCGTCAGCCACAAACATGAGTATATCGGCTTTGCCTCCTGCACGGCTGCCAACCTCGGCTTCGGCGGGCCTTCCAAGTGCCAGTATGCCTGTATCGGTCTTGGTGAGTGCAAAGCGGTTTGCCCGTTCGATGCCATTGAAATGGTAGAGAACTTTCCGGTTATCAACCCGGATAAGTGCGTAAGCTGTGGGGCTTGCGTCAAGATATGCCCGAAAAGTATCATCGAGCTGCAAACCCTGAAGGCCCGTGTCTGGGTACCTTGTTCAACCAAAGATCTTGGCAAATTGGTAAAATCCGTTTGCGAAGTGGGCTGCATCGGGTGTAAGCTCTGTGTCAAAGCGTGCCCGGCGGATGCCGTCAGCTATGAAGACAATAAGATCAAGATCGACCATAAAGCATGTATCGACTATGGGCCCAGTTGTGAAGAGGCTTGTGTTGCCAAGTGCCCTCGTGATATTTTCAGAATGTATGACGGTCGTCAGGTTATAACCAGAGACGTCGCAGATGGCCTGAAAATGGCCGGATAA
- a CDS encoding electron transport complex protein RnfA, giving the protein MIKKHLSKILCFTLVALLLPAWLQAADFVSGKKFGDDNEIIVTFAGAADAGAGDINNYVVYEEPDPDIRLQLVAADVAANGKSVSLKFADPLNTTETHVVEARNLKGDAIIDFTVSKSYLGYLFSIMISALLIQNFVFTKYLGLCVFFGTAKRKATAKGMGVVFTIVMVISASMAWFLYQFVLVPYNLGFLQIVIFIGLTSLTVQAVDTILRKVNPVLFNSFGVYLVLVIANCIVIAVPLILADNNYNYFETLMLSLGAGGGFLLALYLMSSVSERLELANIPPTFKGLPMAFIVAGQFAMAFLGFSGLQLF; this is encoded by the coding sequence ATGATAAAGAAACACCTGAGTAAAATACTCTGCTTTACCCTGGTGGCGCTCCTTCTGCCTGCCTGGTTGCAGGCTGCAGATTTTGTGAGCGGCAAGAAGTTTGGTGATGACAACGAAATCATCGTCACCTTTGCCGGTGCAGCAGATGCCGGTGCTGGTGACATAAATAACTATGTGGTATACGAAGAGCCGGACCCCGATATCAGGTTGCAGCTTGTTGCGGCGGATGTGGCAGCAAACGGCAAGTCAGTATCCCTGAAATTTGCAGATCCACTGAACACCACCGAAACCCACGTGGTCGAGGCACGAAACCTGAAGGGTGACGCCATAATCGACTTCACGGTATCCAAGTCTTATCTTGGCTATCTGTTCTCGATCATGATTTCGGCGTTGTTGATCCAGAACTTTGTTTTTACCAAGTACCTTGGTCTCTGTGTGTTTTTCGGAACGGCAAAACGTAAGGCTACCGCTAAAGGCATGGGTGTGGTGTTCACCATCGTTATGGTGATCTCGGCTTCCATGGCATGGTTCCTTTATCAGTTTGTGCTGGTGCCGTATAATCTCGGCTTTCTGCAGATCGTTATCTTCATCGGCCTCACTTCACTGACGGTACAGGCCGTGGATACCATTCTCAGAAAGGTGAACCCGGTACTGTTTAACTCATTCGGTGTCTATCTGGTCCTGGTTATTGCCAACTGTATTGTAATTGCGGTGCCACTCATCCTGGCTGACAACAATTACAACTACTTTGAGACCCTGATGCTGTCGCTGGGTGCCGGTGGCGGCTTCCTGCTGGCTCTGTATCTCATGAGTTCTGTCAGTGAACGGTTGGAGCTCGCAAACATTCCGCCAACTTTCAAGGGGCTGCCCATGGCCTTTATCGTTGCCGGTCAGTTTGCCATGGCTTTTCTGGGATTCTCAGGTCTGCAGCTGTTCTAG
- the rsxE gene encoding electron transport complex subunit RsxE, translating to MANDKSISQLLGRGILSENPIFKLALSMCPAVGISTNVMNGIMLGIAVFFVQVFSSVTISLFKDVIHPRIRIPTYTLTIATWVTVIDLVLAAYMPDAYAKMGIFVKLIVAFAIITMRLEMFACKEKVSDSFWDAVGMGLGFMVGMVVIGAFRELFGSGMILGYDVLGFKPLLFFILPSAGFFVVGLMMAFFNWVEVVYKRKKGVTS from the coding sequence GTGGCAAACGATAAGTCTATTTCACAATTGCTCGGTCGCGGTATCCTGAGTGAGAACCCGATATTCAAGCTGGCCTTGTCCATGTGTCCTGCTGTGGGTATCTCCACCAACGTCATGAACGGTATCATGCTGGGTATTGCCGTATTTTTCGTACAGGTGTTCTCCAGTGTGACGATATCGCTTTTTAAGGATGTAATTCATCCCCGTATTCGTATTCCTACCTACACACTGACCATCGCCACCTGGGTTACCGTAATTGACCTGGTGCTGGCGGCGTATATGCCAGACGCCTACGCCAAGATGGGAATTTTTGTAAAACTGATCGTGGCCTTTGCCATCATCACCATGCGTCTTGAGATGTTTGCCTGTAAAGAAAAGGTGAGCGACTCGTTCTGGGATGCGGTCGGTATGGGGCTTGGTTTTATGGTTGGTATGGTCGTCATCGGTGCTTTCCGTGAACTGTTTGGTTCCGGCATGATTCTCGGCTATGACGTTCTCGGCTTCAAACCGCTCTTGTTTTTCATCCTGCCAAGTGCCGGTTTCTTTGTGGTCGGGCTCATGATGGCTTTCTTCAATTGGGTGGAAGTGGTCTACAAGCGTAAGAAAGGAGTAACCTCATGA